In the genome of Quercus robur chromosome 3, dhQueRobu3.1, whole genome shotgun sequence, one region contains:
- the LOC126719209 gene encoding protein SRC2-like produces MKSYAEVYIWDIKNNLRSNKEPSSVYTVDGSNPTWNFKVRFHIDLAIAKQNHYALVVKLKSRRKTHGRPDKYIGEVRVLITELLEGSDTAAEDKIRVKKNVQTSPEKFQGELAFSYNFGKPIADHLTEVNIAKKKSLKEVALKVASFLAVIGL; encoded by the coding sequence atgaaatcttacGCCGAGGTTTACATTTGGGACATTAAAAACAACCTTCGTTCCAACAAGGAACCATCATCGGTTTACACAGTAGATGGTTCAAACCCCACATGGAACTTCAAGGTTAGGTTCCACATTGACCTCGCCATTGCCAAGCAGAACCACTATGCTCTGGTTGTTAAGCTCAAATCGCGCAGGAAAACTCACGGTCGCCCGGACAAATATATCGGCGAAGTCCGTGTGCTCATCACAGAACTGCTGGAAGGTTCTGATACTGCAGCAGAAGATAAAATACGTGTGAAAAAGAATGTTCAGACTTCGCCTGAGAAGTTCCAAGGAGAACTAGCCTTTTCTTATAATTTCGGAAAACCAATTGCCGATCATCTTACCGAGGTGAATATTGCTAAGAAGAAGAGCCTTAAAGAAGTTGCCTTGAAAGTGGCAAGCTTCTTGGCCGTAATAGGGCTATGA